The following proteins are encoded in a genomic region of Hyla sarda isolate aHylSar1 chromosome 3, aHylSar1.hap1, whole genome shotgun sequence:
- the LIN9 gene encoding protein lin-9 homolog isoform X1, which translates to MKRMKTARAPAATGAEGEDDEEVVQGPDLADVEDSSAKALVSLKEGSLSNTWNDKFSPQKTLSWKGGNSPVSELPHRSSKRSKLISEEEDRQINTRSPKRNQKTTMTPQKFTATTTTPVKKASQKIGYRLRNLLKLPKAHKWCIYEWFYSNIDKPLFEGDNDFCVCLKESFPNLKTRKLTRVEWGKIRRLMGKPRRCSAAFFEEERSALEQKRQKIRLLQQRKVADVSQFKDLPDEIPLSLVIGTKVTARLRGMHDGLFTGQIDAVDTQNSTYRVTFDRNGLGTHTIPDYEVLSNEPHETMPIAAFGQKQRPSRMYMTPPRLHHPPHVQSPILELDPLLAQSSWKTKSSSSDGDTIGGFPVEFLVQVTRLSKILMVKKEQIKKLKDMNTEAEKLKSYSAPIGIEFQRQYATIVLELEQLNKDLNKVLHKVQQYSSELAQDQGLQPANQPTNMRRRCEEEAQEMVRQANTSSGQPCVQNESLTDLISRLTAILLQIKCLAEGGDLNSFEFKSLTDSINDIKDSINPSNIRSFSAEEAYAFLASDTESASEDDHPFILSSSSSSEEEEPQRRHPGTTTEAAPETSDPTWIPPPENYEPLIPEFTGSSGIKFSVTGLRKIDFFKMFFTDDFIELMVAHTNLYAQRFLVENPTSIYAKLYKWTPVDAVEMVKFWGLLLNMGLSRRPSIRAYWNVDLLYHTPMYWIAMSRIRFESILRFLHYNDNAQCPAQGDPTFDRLFKIRPLLKHFEAQFAKLYTPKKCIAVKESLIQLKEELPFCQSNRERYGIKIFKLCESTSGYTHRFKIHEGTDSGIEPPECPSSLGSSGKVVWDLVHPLLGQGYHLYLDKVFTSVPLFKCLMSRNTVACGTIRKNQRSFPRPLLGQTLRKGESRALSSDHLLYVRYKDKRDVHVLTTIHREGSAVPPQGTTLETPTPDCVLDFKKHMGGFDFSEQVLEPYSDMRSLRVWYKKLAVYVVHMALYNAYVLSQCAGHEGTFMEFQEEIIKTLIFPVKEKKVPSTPSVSVDPRIVPGQHFPSEVPPTGKKGRSQKRCRVCSKRGIRKDTIYQCDTCPVKPGLCMKDCFRVYHTSLVLGDQERDVPSTSLGSEDVARIVPGQHFPSEVPQTGKKGRSQKRCRVCSKKGVRKDTIYQCDTCPVKPGLCMKDCFRVYHSTL; encoded by the exons aAGTTTACAGCGACTACAACCACACCAGTGAAAAAAGCATCACAGAAAATAGGTTACAGGCTCCGAAATTTATTAAAGCTCCCCAAGGCCCATAAATGGTGTATATACGAGTGGTTTTATTCTAATATTGACAA GCCTCTCTTTGAAGGTGATAATGATTTCTGTGTTTGCCTAAAAGAATCTTTTCCAAATCTTAAGACAAGAAAACTAACCAGAGTGGAATGGGGTAAAATCCGGCGACTTATGGGGAAACCTCGAAG ATGCTCTGCTGCTTTCTTTGAAGAGGAGAGGTCCGCTCTAGAGCAAAAGCGTCAAAAGATCAGACTGCTGCAGCAGAGGAAGGTGGCAGATGTTTCACAGTTTAAAGACCTTCCAGATGAGATCCCCCTTTCCCTGGTTATAGGAACGAAAGTTACAG CCCGGTTGCGTGGGATGCATGATGGCTTGTTCACTGGTCAAATTGATGCTGTAGATACCCAGAATTCAACCTACAGGGTCACCTTCGACAGAAATGGCCTCGGCACTCATACCATCCCAGATTATGAAGTGTTG AGTAATGAGCCCCATGAGACTATGCCCATTGCTGCCTTTGGTCAAAAACAGCGGCCTTCCCGAATGTACATGACTCCTCCACGGTTACATCATCCGCCTCACGTCCAGTCACCCATCCTG GAATTGGATCCCTTGTTGGCACAGTCATCTTGGAAAACAAAATCGTCCAGTTCGGACGGCGACACTATAGGTGGATTTCCTGTTGAGTTCCTTGTTCAGGTG ACCCGTTTATCGAAGATCTTGATGGTTAAGAAAGAACAAATCAAAAAGCTAAAAGACATGAATACAGAAGCTGAAAAACTG aaATCCTACTCTGCACCAATCGGCATTGAGTTTCAGAGGCAGTACGCCACAATTGTTCTCGAACTAGAGCAGCTGAACAAGGATCTTAACAAAGTTCTTCATAAAGTCCAGCAATATAGCTCTGAG ctTGCACAAGATCAGGGACTTCAGCCAGCGAATCAGCCAACCAACATGAGACGGCGCTGCGAAGAAGAGGCTCAGGAGATGGTGCGTCAAGCTAACACGTCCAGCGGGCAGCCATGTGTGCAGAATGAGAGCTTGacagacctcatatccagactCACGGCTATCCTCCTACAGATAAAA TGCCTTGCGGAAGGAGGAGACCTCAATTCTTTTGAGTTCAAGTCTTTAACAGATTCAATTAACGACATAAAGGATTCGATAAACCCTTCTAATATCAG GTCATTTTCTGCTGAAGAGGCATATGCATTTCTTGCCTCCGACACGGAGTCAGCAAGTGAGGATGACCACCCATTCATCctatcatcctcctcatccagcGAGGAGGAGGAACCCCAGAGAAGGCACCCCGGGACAACCACAGAGGCAGCCCCCGAGACTAGTGACCCCACATGGATCCCCCCACCCGAGAATTATGAGCCTCTGATCCCTGAGTTTACAGGCAGCTCAGGGATCAAGTTTTCCGTGACAGGGCTCAGAAAGATAGACTTTTTCAAGATGTTTTTCACTGATGATTTCATTGAATTAATGGTGGCCCATACAAATTTGTATGCCCAGCGGTTTCTTGTCGAAAACCCCACATCTATTTATGCCAAGCTCTACAAGTGGACCCCTGTAGATGCAGTGGAGATGGTGAAATTCTGGGGACTCTTACTGAATATGGGGCTATCGAGGAGGCCTTCTATTAGGGCCTACTGGAACGTCGACCTCTTGTACCACACCCCGATGTACTGGATTGCTATGTCTAGGATACGTTTTGAATCAATACTTAGGTTCCTCCACTACAATGATAATGCTCAGTGCCCAGCGCAAGGTGACCCTACTTTTGACCGCTTATTCAAAATCCGGCCCCTCCTTAAGCATTTTGAAGCACAGTTTGCCAAGTTGTACACCCCCAAGAAATGTATAGCTGTCAAAGAGTCTCTAATACAATTAAAAGAGGAGCTTCCATTCTGCCAGAGTAACAGAGAAAGGTATGGCATCAAGATATTTAAGCTATGTGAGAGCACATCGGGGTATACCCACCGGTTTAAGATTCATGAAGGGACAGACTCCGGCATAGAACCCCCAGAATGCCCCTCCTCTCTGGGGTCTAGCGGGAAGGTGGTGTGGGATTTGGTGCACCCTCTCCTGGGCCAGGGTTACCACCTCTACCTCGATAAAGTTTTTACCAGTGTCCCACTATTCAAGTGCCTGATGTCAAGAAATACTGTGGCGTGTGGCACAATAAGGAAAAATCAGAGAAGCTTCCCTCGGCCACTACTTGGACAAACACTCAGAAAGGGCGAGAGCAGGGCACTGAGCAGTGACCACCTACTATATGTCCGCTATAAGGACAAGCGGGATGTACATGTGTTAACAACAATACACCGTGAAGGCAGTGCTGTCCCTCCACAAGGAACCACTCTAGAAACCCCTACGCCTGACTGTGTCTTGGACTTTAAAAAGCACATGGGAGGGTTTGACTTTTCGGAGCAAGTGTTGGAGCCGTACAGCGATATGCGGTCATTGAGGGTGTGGTACAAGAAGCTGGCGGTGTATGTTGTACACATGGCATTGTACAATGCTTACGTGTTATCCCAATGTGCCGGCCATGAGGGAACGTTTATGGAATTCCAAGAGGAGATAATAAAGACACTTATATTTCCAGTCAAGGAAAAGAAGGTCCCAAGTACTCCCTCCGTAAGTGTGGACCCACGTATTGTACCAGGGCAGCACTTTCCCAGTGAAGTTCCCCCAACTGGAAAAAAGGGAAGAAGCCAGAAAAGGTGCCGAGTGTGTTCCAAGAGGGGCATAAGAAAGGACACTATATACCAGTGCGACACCTGCCCTGTAAAACCAGGACTCTGTATGAAAGATTGCTTTAGAGTTTATCACACATCACTAGTTTTAGGTGACCAGGAACGGGATGTCCCAAGTACATCTCTTGGGAGCGAAGACGTCGCCCGTATTGTGCCAGGGCAGCATTTCCCCAGTGAAGTTCCCCAAACTGGGAAGAAGGGACGGTCGCAAAAACGGTGCCGAGTGTGTTCCAAGAAGGGCGTAAGAAAGGACACTATATACCAGTGCGACACCTGCCCTGTCAAACCTGGACTCTGTATGAAAGATTGCTTTAGAGTTTATCACTCAACCCTTTAA
- the LIN9 gene encoding protein lin-9 homolog isoform X2, translated as MKRMKTARAPAATGAEGEDDEEVVQGPDLADVEEGSLSNTWNDKFSPQKTLSWKGGNSPVSELPHRSSKRSKLISEEEDRQINTRSPKRNQKTTMTPQKFTATTTTPVKKASQKIGYRLRNLLKLPKAHKWCIYEWFYSNIDKPLFEGDNDFCVCLKESFPNLKTRKLTRVEWGKIRRLMGKPRRCSAAFFEEERSALEQKRQKIRLLQQRKVADVSQFKDLPDEIPLSLVIGTKVTARLRGMHDGLFTGQIDAVDTQNSTYRVTFDRNGLGTHTIPDYEVLSNEPHETMPIAAFGQKQRPSRMYMTPPRLHHPPHVQSPILELDPLLAQSSWKTKSSSSDGDTIGGFPVEFLVQVTRLSKILMVKKEQIKKLKDMNTEAEKLKSYSAPIGIEFQRQYATIVLELEQLNKDLNKVLHKVQQYSSELAQDQGLQPANQPTNMRRRCEEEAQEMVRQANTSSGQPCVQNESLTDLISRLTAILLQIKCLAEGGDLNSFEFKSLTDSINDIKDSINPSNIRSFSAEEAYAFLASDTESASEDDHPFILSSSSSSEEEEPQRRHPGTTTEAAPETSDPTWIPPPENYEPLIPEFTGSSGIKFSVTGLRKIDFFKMFFTDDFIELMVAHTNLYAQRFLVENPTSIYAKLYKWTPVDAVEMVKFWGLLLNMGLSRRPSIRAYWNVDLLYHTPMYWIAMSRIRFESILRFLHYNDNAQCPAQGDPTFDRLFKIRPLLKHFEAQFAKLYTPKKCIAVKESLIQLKEELPFCQSNRERYGIKIFKLCESTSGYTHRFKIHEGTDSGIEPPECPSSLGSSGKVVWDLVHPLLGQGYHLYLDKVFTSVPLFKCLMSRNTVACGTIRKNQRSFPRPLLGQTLRKGESRALSSDHLLYVRYKDKRDVHVLTTIHREGSAVPPQGTTLETPTPDCVLDFKKHMGGFDFSEQVLEPYSDMRSLRVWYKKLAVYVVHMALYNAYVLSQCAGHEGTFMEFQEEIIKTLIFPVKEKKVPSTPSVSVDPRIVPGQHFPSEVPPTGKKGRSQKRCRVCSKRGIRKDTIYQCDTCPVKPGLCMKDCFRVYHTSLVLGDQERDVPSTSLGSEDVARIVPGQHFPSEVPQTGKKGRSQKRCRVCSKKGVRKDTIYQCDTCPVKPGLCMKDCFRVYHSTL; from the exons aAGTTTACAGCGACTACAACCACACCAGTGAAAAAAGCATCACAGAAAATAGGTTACAGGCTCCGAAATTTATTAAAGCTCCCCAAGGCCCATAAATGGTGTATATACGAGTGGTTTTATTCTAATATTGACAA GCCTCTCTTTGAAGGTGATAATGATTTCTGTGTTTGCCTAAAAGAATCTTTTCCAAATCTTAAGACAAGAAAACTAACCAGAGTGGAATGGGGTAAAATCCGGCGACTTATGGGGAAACCTCGAAG ATGCTCTGCTGCTTTCTTTGAAGAGGAGAGGTCCGCTCTAGAGCAAAAGCGTCAAAAGATCAGACTGCTGCAGCAGAGGAAGGTGGCAGATGTTTCACAGTTTAAAGACCTTCCAGATGAGATCCCCCTTTCCCTGGTTATAGGAACGAAAGTTACAG CCCGGTTGCGTGGGATGCATGATGGCTTGTTCACTGGTCAAATTGATGCTGTAGATACCCAGAATTCAACCTACAGGGTCACCTTCGACAGAAATGGCCTCGGCACTCATACCATCCCAGATTATGAAGTGTTG AGTAATGAGCCCCATGAGACTATGCCCATTGCTGCCTTTGGTCAAAAACAGCGGCCTTCCCGAATGTACATGACTCCTCCACGGTTACATCATCCGCCTCACGTCCAGTCACCCATCCTG GAATTGGATCCCTTGTTGGCACAGTCATCTTGGAAAACAAAATCGTCCAGTTCGGACGGCGACACTATAGGTGGATTTCCTGTTGAGTTCCTTGTTCAGGTG ACCCGTTTATCGAAGATCTTGATGGTTAAGAAAGAACAAATCAAAAAGCTAAAAGACATGAATACAGAAGCTGAAAAACTG aaATCCTACTCTGCACCAATCGGCATTGAGTTTCAGAGGCAGTACGCCACAATTGTTCTCGAACTAGAGCAGCTGAACAAGGATCTTAACAAAGTTCTTCATAAAGTCCAGCAATATAGCTCTGAG ctTGCACAAGATCAGGGACTTCAGCCAGCGAATCAGCCAACCAACATGAGACGGCGCTGCGAAGAAGAGGCTCAGGAGATGGTGCGTCAAGCTAACACGTCCAGCGGGCAGCCATGTGTGCAGAATGAGAGCTTGacagacctcatatccagactCACGGCTATCCTCCTACAGATAAAA TGCCTTGCGGAAGGAGGAGACCTCAATTCTTTTGAGTTCAAGTCTTTAACAGATTCAATTAACGACATAAAGGATTCGATAAACCCTTCTAATATCAG GTCATTTTCTGCTGAAGAGGCATATGCATTTCTTGCCTCCGACACGGAGTCAGCAAGTGAGGATGACCACCCATTCATCctatcatcctcctcatccagcGAGGAGGAGGAACCCCAGAGAAGGCACCCCGGGACAACCACAGAGGCAGCCCCCGAGACTAGTGACCCCACATGGATCCCCCCACCCGAGAATTATGAGCCTCTGATCCCTGAGTTTACAGGCAGCTCAGGGATCAAGTTTTCCGTGACAGGGCTCAGAAAGATAGACTTTTTCAAGATGTTTTTCACTGATGATTTCATTGAATTAATGGTGGCCCATACAAATTTGTATGCCCAGCGGTTTCTTGTCGAAAACCCCACATCTATTTATGCCAAGCTCTACAAGTGGACCCCTGTAGATGCAGTGGAGATGGTGAAATTCTGGGGACTCTTACTGAATATGGGGCTATCGAGGAGGCCTTCTATTAGGGCCTACTGGAACGTCGACCTCTTGTACCACACCCCGATGTACTGGATTGCTATGTCTAGGATACGTTTTGAATCAATACTTAGGTTCCTCCACTACAATGATAATGCTCAGTGCCCAGCGCAAGGTGACCCTACTTTTGACCGCTTATTCAAAATCCGGCCCCTCCTTAAGCATTTTGAAGCACAGTTTGCCAAGTTGTACACCCCCAAGAAATGTATAGCTGTCAAAGAGTCTCTAATACAATTAAAAGAGGAGCTTCCATTCTGCCAGAGTAACAGAGAAAGGTATGGCATCAAGATATTTAAGCTATGTGAGAGCACATCGGGGTATACCCACCGGTTTAAGATTCATGAAGGGACAGACTCCGGCATAGAACCCCCAGAATGCCCCTCCTCTCTGGGGTCTAGCGGGAAGGTGGTGTGGGATTTGGTGCACCCTCTCCTGGGCCAGGGTTACCACCTCTACCTCGATAAAGTTTTTACCAGTGTCCCACTATTCAAGTGCCTGATGTCAAGAAATACTGTGGCGTGTGGCACAATAAGGAAAAATCAGAGAAGCTTCCCTCGGCCACTACTTGGACAAACACTCAGAAAGGGCGAGAGCAGGGCACTGAGCAGTGACCACCTACTATATGTCCGCTATAAGGACAAGCGGGATGTACATGTGTTAACAACAATACACCGTGAAGGCAGTGCTGTCCCTCCACAAGGAACCACTCTAGAAACCCCTACGCCTGACTGTGTCTTGGACTTTAAAAAGCACATGGGAGGGTTTGACTTTTCGGAGCAAGTGTTGGAGCCGTACAGCGATATGCGGTCATTGAGGGTGTGGTACAAGAAGCTGGCGGTGTATGTTGTACACATGGCATTGTACAATGCTTACGTGTTATCCCAATGTGCCGGCCATGAGGGAACGTTTATGGAATTCCAAGAGGAGATAATAAAGACACTTATATTTCCAGTCAAGGAAAAGAAGGTCCCAAGTACTCCCTCCGTAAGTGTGGACCCACGTATTGTACCAGGGCAGCACTTTCCCAGTGAAGTTCCCCCAACTGGAAAAAAGGGAAGAAGCCAGAAAAGGTGCCGAGTGTGTTCCAAGAGGGGCATAAGAAAGGACACTATATACCAGTGCGACACCTGCCCTGTAAAACCAGGACTCTGTATGAAAGATTGCTTTAGAGTTTATCACACATCACTAGTTTTAGGTGACCAGGAACGGGATGTCCCAAGTACATCTCTTGGGAGCGAAGACGTCGCCCGTATTGTGCCAGGGCAGCATTTCCCCAGTGAAGTTCCCCAAACTGGGAAGAAGGGACGGTCGCAAAAACGGTGCCGAGTGTGTTCCAAGAAGGGCGTAAGAAAGGACACTATATACCAGTGCGACACCTGCCCTGTCAAACCTGGACTCTGTATGAAAGATTGCTTTAGAGTTTATCACTCAACCCTTTAA